The Halobacterium litoreum genome includes a region encoding these proteins:
- a CDS encoding gluconate 2-dehydrogenase subunit 3 family protein encodes MELSRRDVLAALAASGAAVGAGATLLSGGDDTPLGDHELDTLVAVAEVVYPSEVEGVEEFVRQYSATRVRDRPDYAEGVADAVAALDDYSRNWEDADFAALDPDTADDTLSGFDVDAADPDPEGSDRERVRYYLVNELLYALFTTPTGGELAGIENPQGFPGGTQSYQRGPK; translated from the coding sequence ATGGAACTGTCTCGGCGCGACGTGCTCGCGGCGCTCGCGGCCAGCGGTGCGGCCGTCGGCGCGGGCGCGACGCTGCTCTCTGGCGGCGACGACACCCCGCTCGGCGACCACGAACTCGACACGCTCGTGGCCGTCGCCGAGGTCGTCTACCCCTCCGAAGTCGAGGGCGTCGAGGAGTTCGTCAGGCAGTACAGCGCGACCCGGGTTCGGGACAGGCCCGACTACGCCGAGGGTGTCGCGGACGCCGTCGCCGCGCTCGACGACTACAGCCGGAACTGGGAGGACGCCGACTTCGCCGCGCTCGACCCCGACACGGCCGACGACACGCTCTCCGGGTTCGACGTGGACGCCGCCGACCCGGACCCGGAGGGCAGCGACCGCGAGCGCGTCCGGTACTACCTCGTGAACGAACTGCTGTACGCGCTGTTCACGACGCCGACCGGGGGCGAACTCGCGGGCATCGAGAACCCGCAGGGATTCCCCGGCGGAACCCAGTCCTACCAGCGAGGGCCGAAATGA
- a CDS encoding GMC family oxidoreductase has product MNREPSERVDVCVVGAGPAGSLMADRLAERGHDVVVLEAGPRFDSEDRERRMERDIRPAHGPDSVWEMGGARDAYESSGERHYPLNAARVKGVGGSTLHWQGMVMRLHEQDFRVESETGVGADWPIAYDDLKPYYADAEDAFGVAGASDNPFAPPREEPHPLPAFPPSYSDSLFAEACEELGIAMHSVPNARLSESRDDRSACVGYGTCKPVCPSGAKYDATIHVERAEERGVHVIDRAPVQRLEHGDAGERVTAAVYATPEGEEHRQAAREFVLAAGGVENPRLLLLSESEQYPDGLANSSGAVGKYFMDHLFAGVGGTLDEPTRQNHVGFNTSETHQFYDRPDDSRGAIKLEFLNYAGPSPAEMALSGDNWGDEMLDRIRANYGTHVAVGALVEQQPRKENRIRLDPETTDDHGNPVPDVVWSLSDYERRTVERANEIQRRILDELGADVTWTVGPDSTGPAFHHMGTTRMGDDPADSVVDAQLRTHDLSNLTVASSSVFPTGGAMNPTLTIAALALKAADHVDERL; this is encoded by the coding sequence ATGAACCGCGAGCCATCCGAGCGCGTCGACGTCTGCGTCGTCGGCGCGGGGCCCGCCGGGAGCCTGATGGCGGACCGACTCGCGGAGCGCGGGCACGACGTGGTCGTCCTCGAAGCCGGCCCGCGATTCGATAGCGAGGACCGGGAGCGACGGATGGAACGCGACATCCGGCCCGCGCACGGCCCGGACTCGGTGTGGGAGATGGGCGGCGCCCGCGACGCCTACGAGTCCTCCGGGGAGCGCCACTACCCTCTGAACGCGGCGCGCGTGAAGGGCGTCGGCGGGTCGACGCTCCACTGGCAGGGGATGGTGATGCGCCTCCACGAGCAGGACTTCCGCGTCGAGAGCGAGACGGGCGTCGGCGCCGACTGGCCAATCGCGTACGACGACCTCAAGCCCTACTACGCCGACGCCGAGGACGCGTTCGGCGTCGCGGGCGCGAGCGACAATCCGTTCGCGCCGCCCCGCGAGGAACCACACCCGCTTCCCGCGTTCCCGCCGAGTTACTCGGACTCGCTGTTCGCAGAGGCGTGCGAGGAGTTGGGAATCGCCATGCACTCGGTGCCGAACGCGCGCCTCTCGGAGTCCCGCGACGACCGGAGCGCCTGTGTCGGCTACGGCACCTGCAAGCCGGTGTGTCCGTCGGGCGCGAAGTACGACGCGACGATTCACGTCGAGCGCGCGGAGGAGCGGGGCGTCCACGTCATCGACCGCGCGCCCGTCCAGCGCCTCGAACACGGCGACGCCGGCGAGCGCGTGACGGCCGCCGTCTACGCGACGCCCGAGGGCGAGGAGCACCGACAGGCGGCCCGCGAATTCGTGCTCGCGGCGGGCGGCGTGGAGAACCCCCGGCTCCTCCTGCTCTCGGAGAGCGAGCAGTACCCGGACGGTCTCGCGAACTCCTCGGGGGCGGTCGGGAAGTACTTCATGGACCACCTGTTCGCGGGCGTCGGCGGCACGCTCGACGAGCCGACCCGGCAGAACCACGTCGGCTTCAACACCAGCGAGACTCACCAGTTCTACGACAGACCGGACGACAGCAGGGGCGCCATCAAACTGGAGTTTCTGAACTACGCCGGCCCGTCGCCCGCGGAGATGGCGCTCTCGGGCGACAACTGGGGCGACGAGATGCTGGACCGCATTCGCGCGAACTACGGGACGCACGTCGCGGTGGGCGCGCTCGTGGAGCAGCAGCCACGGAAGGAAAACCGGATTCGCCTCGACCCGGAGACGACCGACGACCACGGGAATCCGGTGCCGGACGTGGTGTGGTCGCTGTCGGACTACGAGCGCCGGACCGTCGAGCGCGCGAACGAGATTCAGCGCCGGATTCTGGACGAACTCGGCGCCGACGTGACGTGGACGGTCGGCCCCGATTCCACGGGGCCGGCCTTCCACCACATGGGGACGACGCGGATGGGCGACGACCCCGCGGATAGCGTGGTGGACGCGCAACTGCGCACGCACGACCTCTCGAATCTCACGGTCGCCTCCTCCAGTGTCTTCCCGACGGGCGGCGCGATGAATCCGACGCTCACCATCGCGGCGCTCGCGCTGAAGGCCGCCGACCACGTGGACGAACGCCTCTGA
- a CDS encoding Rieske (2Fe-2S) protein, with protein MTSRYRLTSVDAVRDEGSWVFTVRDQHDDDEEVFLVPCDDDEKPPVEAWVNRCTHEAQRLYREDIGAITRDGEVVCPKHGSTFDTCSGYCDNGDAADTTLVSVDVDVEDGQVYLADEDVTFLYEGTKHDDGDDDGPSSTSHLQF; from the coding sequence ATGACGAGTCGCTATCGACTGACGAGCGTGGACGCCGTCCGCGACGAGGGGTCGTGGGTGTTCACGGTGCGCGACCAGCACGACGACGACGAGGAGGTGTTTCTCGTGCCCTGCGACGACGACGAGAAGCCCCCCGTGGAGGCGTGGGTGAACCGCTGTACGCACGAAGCCCAACGGCTCTACCGCGAAGACATCGGCGCGATTACGCGGGACGGCGAGGTCGTCTGCCCGAAGCACGGCTCCACGTTCGACACGTGCTCGGGGTACTGCGACAACGGGGACGCCGCGGACACGACGCTCGTCTCCGTGGACGTCGACGTGGAGGACGGCCAGGTCTACCTCGCGGACGAGGACGTGACGTTCCTCTACGAGGGCACGAAACACGACGACGGGGACGACGACGGCCCGAGTTCCACGTCGCACCTCCAGTTCTAG
- the hisC gene encoding histidinol-phosphate transaminase, giving the protein MELRDLSDHVEYRAGRGIEEVARELGRDPSEFVKLSSNENPHGPSPKAADAIRAAASEVHRYPKAVHADLTAKVADRWDVTDEQVWLANGGDGALDYLARAMLDPDDTVLVPSPGFTYYGMSARFHHGDVAEYPVAERDGEFALDAESVLSAYDGERVVYLTSPHNPTGARFTLDAVRDIADGVDDALVVVDEAYGEFADGPSAVELLDERDDIAVLRTFSKAYGLAGVRLGYALVPESWADAYARVQTPFAASAVACEAGLAAMDDDAHVEQTVESVEWGREYVHDELDAQTYESHGNFVLANVGDAEAVTEAAKREGVLIRDCSSFGLPECVRVTIGTREETERAVAVLNEVLDA; this is encoded by the coding sequence ATGGAACTACGGGACCTCTCCGACCACGTGGAGTACCGGGCCGGTCGGGGCATCGAGGAGGTCGCGCGCGAACTCGGGCGCGACCCCTCGGAGTTCGTGAAACTCTCCTCGAACGAGAACCCCCACGGCCCGAGTCCGAAGGCGGCCGACGCCATCCGGGCCGCGGCGTCGGAGGTCCACCGCTACCCGAAGGCCGTCCACGCCGACCTGACGGCGAAGGTGGCCGACCGGTGGGACGTGACCGACGAACAGGTGTGGCTGGCGAACGGCGGCGACGGCGCGCTCGACTACCTCGCGCGGGCGATGCTCGACCCCGACGACACCGTGCTCGTGCCCTCGCCCGGCTTCACGTACTACGGGATGAGCGCGCGCTTCCACCACGGCGACGTGGCGGAGTACCCTGTCGCGGAGCGCGACGGCGAGTTCGCGCTGGACGCCGAGAGCGTCCTCTCTGCCTACGACGGCGAGCGCGTCGTCTACCTCACGAGCCCCCACAATCCGACGGGCGCGCGCTTCACGCTCGACGCGGTGCGAGACATCGCCGACGGCGTCGACGACGCGCTCGTGGTCGTCGACGAGGCGTACGGCGAGTTCGCCGACGGGCCGTCGGCGGTCGAACTGCTCGACGAGCGCGACGATATCGCAGTGCTGCGAACGTTCTCGAAGGCGTACGGGCTGGCGGGCGTCCGCCTCGGCTACGCGCTCGTCCCCGAGTCGTGGGCCGACGCGTACGCTCGCGTGCAGACGCCGTTCGCCGCGAGCGCCGTCGCCTGCGAGGCCGGCCTCGCCGCGATGGACGACGACGCACACGTCGAGCAGACCGTCGAGAGCGTCGAGTGGGGCCGCGAGTACGTCCACGACGAACTCGACGCGCAGACCTACGAGAGCCACGGGAACTTCGTGCTCGCGAACGTCGGCGACGCCGAGGCCGTCACGGAGGCCGCGAAGCGAGAGGGCGTGCTGATTCGGGACTGTTCGAGTTTCGGTCTGCCCGAGTGCGTCCGCGTCACTATCGGCACCCGGGAGGAGACCGAGCGCGCCGTCGCCGTGCTGAACGAGGTGCTGGACGCGTGA
- a CDS encoding adenylate kinase family protein, translating to MRVALTGTPGTGKTTVSELLDSDLDVVHVNALVEDEGLYSEVDEDRDSKVADMEAVREWLAGEDDVLVESHLAHLVDVDRVVVLRCAPDELETRLTERGESPRKAEENAESEALDVILSEAVRIHGESKVYEVDTTGRTPEDVAADVDAAIAGDREPSAGDVDFTDYL from the coding sequence GTGAGAGTCGCGCTCACCGGCACGCCGGGGACAGGGAAGACGACCGTCTCGGAACTGCTCGACAGCGACCTCGACGTCGTCCACGTCAACGCACTCGTGGAGGACGAGGGCCTCTACAGCGAGGTCGACGAGGACCGCGACAGCAAGGTCGCGGACATGGAAGCCGTGCGCGAGTGGCTGGCCGGCGAGGACGACGTACTCGTGGAGTCCCACCTCGCGCACCTCGTGGACGTCGACCGGGTCGTCGTGTTGCGGTGTGCGCCGGACGAACTCGAAACACGGCTCACCGAGCGCGGCGAGTCGCCCCGGAAAGCCGAGGAGAACGCGGAGAGCGAGGCGCTGGACGTGATTCTCTCGGAGGCCGTGCGCATCCACGGCGAGTCGAAGGTCTACGAAGTGGACACCACCGGTCGCACGCCCGAGGACGTCGCCGCGGACGTGGACGCCGCAATCGCGGGCGACCGAGAGCCGTCGGCGGGCGACGTGGACTTCACGGACTACCTATGA
- a CDS encoding CDP-alcohol phosphatidyltransferase family protein — MTLDQLRPVANRLLAPWVRGAKAVGATPNSVSVVAFLLAVGAGVAFYVATPLAYGAGAVLVFLNGWLDLLDGALARELGTDSEAGDLLDHVLDRYADVVVVAGLAAGIARFDLGLAAVTGVLLTSYLGTQAEAVGLDRVYGGLLGRADRLALVGVTGAVSVSVSSVGGYSPVAYLLGLFAVVGHLTAVQRFVSAWRQLA; from the coding sequence ATGACCCTCGACCAACTCCGTCCCGTGGCGAACCGCCTGCTCGCGCCGTGGGTCCGGGGCGCGAAAGCCGTCGGCGCGACGCCGAACAGCGTCAGCGTCGTCGCGTTTCTGCTCGCAGTCGGTGCAGGCGTCGCGTTCTACGTCGCGACGCCGCTCGCGTACGGCGCGGGCGCCGTGCTCGTCTTCCTGAACGGCTGGCTCGACCTGCTGGACGGCGCGCTCGCCCGCGAACTCGGCACCGACTCGGAGGCCGGCGACCTGCTCGACCACGTCCTCGACCGGTACGCCGACGTGGTCGTGGTCGCCGGCCTGGCCGCCGGCATCGCGCGCTTCGACCTCGGCCTCGCCGCCGTCACCGGCGTCCTGCTCACCTCCTACCTCGGCACGCAGGCCGAAGCCGTCGGCCTCGACCGCGTGTACGGCGGTCTGCTCGGGCGCGCCGACCGCCTCGCGCTCGTCGGCGTCACTGGCGCCGTCTCGGTTTCCGTCTCCTCGGTCGGCGGCTACTCGCCAGTCGCGTACCTGCTCGGCCTGTTCGCGGTCGTCGGCCACCTGACCGCTGTCCAGCGGTTCGTCTCCGCGTGGCGGCAACTCGCCTGA
- a CDS encoding multiprotein bridging factor aMBF1, translating into MVQCEMCGADVPNPKTVKVEGAELDVCDDCADFGTEVKQESTSTTSTKYSTSSSSGGSSKSTSSGGSGGSSGGRRRRDMFDEMEEVASDYDQRIRSARESEGLSQEDLAQELNEKASVIRKLERGDSLPSDDVREKLEKHLGISLTESGGGDGDEEWSSSSDSAGLTLGDKVKRKSDDG; encoded by the coding sequence ATGGTTCAGTGCGAGATGTGTGGCGCGGACGTTCCGAACCCGAAGACCGTGAAGGTCGAGGGCGCGGAACTGGACGTCTGCGACGACTGTGCCGACTTCGGCACGGAAGTCAAACAGGAGTCCACCAGCACCACCAGCACGAAGTACTCGACGTCTTCCTCGTCGGGCGGGTCCTCGAAGTCCACGTCGTCGGGTGGCTCCGGCGGGTCCTCGGGCGGCCGGCGCCGCCGCGACATGTTCGACGAGATGGAGGAGGTAGCGAGCGACTACGACCAACGCATCCGGTCGGCCCGCGAGAGCGAGGGGCTCAGCCAGGAGGACCTCGCGCAGGAACTCAACGAGAAGGCGAGTGTCATCCGGAAGCTCGAACGCGGCGACAGCCTCCCGAGCGACGACGTCCGGGAGAAACTGGAGAAACACCTCGGCATCTCCCTGACCGAGTCCGGCGGCGGGGACGGCGACGAGGAGTGGTCGTCGTCCAGCGACAGCGCGGGGCTGACGCTCGGCGACAAGGTCAAGCGCAAGAGCGACGACGGCTAG
- the tpiA gene encoding triose-phosphate isomerase: MFVLVNLKAYPCDPVAVAEAAADVAAETDTTIAVAPQAADLAAVAETGATTYAQDVSPVEHGSHTGSTLAERAAANGATGTLLNHSECRRKLADIDAGLDAAERADLDTVVCANNPEQIAAAAALGPDAVAVEPPELIGTGTPVSQADPDIVEDAVAAAEAVDPSVDVYCGAGISTGDDLEAAGDLGATGVLLASGVAKADDPRAALEDLVAPLA, from the coding sequence GTGTTCGTACTCGTCAATCTGAAGGCCTACCCCTGCGACCCGGTCGCGGTCGCGGAGGCCGCCGCCGACGTCGCCGCCGAAACCGACACCACCATCGCCGTCGCGCCGCAAGCCGCGGACCTCGCCGCGGTCGCCGAGACGGGCGCGACGACGTACGCTCAGGACGTCAGCCCCGTGGAACACGGCAGTCACACGGGGTCGACGCTCGCGGAGCGCGCCGCGGCGAACGGCGCCACGGGCACCCTGCTCAATCACTCCGAGTGCCGCCGCAAACTCGCGGACATCGACGCCGGCCTCGACGCCGCCGAGCGCGCCGACCTCGACACCGTGGTCTGTGCGAACAACCCCGAGCAGATAGCGGCCGCCGCGGCGCTCGGCCCGGACGCCGTCGCCGTCGAACCCCCGGAACTCATCGGCACCGGGACGCCGGTCTCGCAGGCCGACCCCGACATCGTGGAGGACGCCGTCGCCGCCGCCGAAGCCGTCGACCCCTCGGTGGACGTCTACTGCGGCGCCGGCATCAGCACCGGCGACGACCTGGAAGCCGCGGGCGACCTCGGCGCGACGGGCGTCCTGCTCGCCAGCGGGGTCGCGAAGGCCGACGACCCGCGCGCCGCGCTCGAAGACCTCGTCGCACCGCTCGCCTGA
- a CDS encoding SDR family oxidoreductase, with product MGSERVAVVTAAGRGIGEACARRLTEDGYTPVLFSKSGAAVDVAEDLGGVGFEGSVTDPADLEALVDAAVERYGRVDAVVNNTGHPPTGDLLDIGDDEWHDALDLVLLNVVRTARLVTPVMREQGGGSLVNISTFSAFEPSADFPVSSILRAALGSFTKLYADRHAADGIRMNAVLPGYADSYEVDDETRAQIPMGRPAATEEIADAVAYLASPNASYVTGQNIRVDGGLTRSV from the coding sequence ATGGGTTCCGAACGCGTGGCAGTCGTGACGGCGGCGGGGCGAGGCATCGGCGAGGCGTGCGCGCGGCGACTGACCGAGGACGGCTACACGCCCGTCCTGTTCTCGAAGTCCGGGGCGGCGGTCGACGTGGCCGAGGATTTGGGCGGCGTCGGCTTCGAGGGGTCGGTGACCGACCCGGCGGACCTCGAAGCGCTCGTCGACGCCGCCGTCGAACGCTACGGGCGCGTGGACGCGGTGGTGAACAACACCGGCCACCCGCCGACCGGCGACCTGCTCGACATCGGGGACGACGAGTGGCACGACGCCCTCGACCTCGTGTTGTTGAACGTCGTGCGGACGGCCCGCCTCGTCACGCCGGTGATGCGCGAACAGGGCGGCGGGAGCCTCGTCAACATCTCCACGTTCTCGGCGTTCGAGCCGAGTGCGGACTTCCCCGTCTCGTCTATCCTCCGGGCGGCGCTCGGCAGTTTCACGAAACTGTACGCCGACCGGCACGCCGCGGACGGTATCCGGATGAACGCGGTGCTCCCGGGCTACGCGGACAGTTACGAGGTGGACGACGAGACCAGAGCGCAGATTCCGATGGGCCGTCCGGCGGCCACCGAGGAGATTGCCGACGCCGTCGCCTACCTGGCGTCCCCGAACGCGAGTTACGTCACCGGGCAGAACATCCGCGTGGACGGCGGGCTGACGCGCTCGGTCTGA
- the dinB gene encoding DNA polymerase IV — MPAGERLPGAPEREERIVLHVDMDCFYASCERLKDPSLEGEPVVVGMGYEPGETVGAVATASYEAREYGVESAQAIGSALDSLPRKAEHPDDPDAGYYRSVDMDCYQDVGGEVKEILYELGDTVREVSIDEAYLDVTDRTAWDVAEGFGRHVKQRIAREVGVPASVGVAPDMSTAKLASDHDKPDGLVVVRPDDVREFLAPIDVADVHGVGPVRARELREMGIETAGDLADADPYELADEFGERGRDLHRRARGEDDRPVEPRGKPKSLSRESAFDGATDDFERVREQVATLAEAVADRATRKDAFYRTIGVKVVTPPFDVHTRAESLPGPVDDPDLVDEVTQELLGEFADESVRKVGVRVSNLDFSEREQASLTGFADREGATESDRNRDWERDSGEDDTDGQASLGEFE; from the coding sequence ATGCCCGCAGGCGAACGGCTCCCCGGCGCGCCCGAACGCGAGGAGCGCATCGTCCTGCACGTCGACATGGACTGCTTTTACGCGTCCTGCGAGCGCCTCAAGGACCCGAGTCTGGAGGGCGAACCAGTCGTCGTCGGCATGGGGTACGAGCCCGGCGAGACGGTGGGCGCGGTCGCCACGGCGAGTTACGAGGCTCGCGAGTACGGCGTCGAGAGCGCGCAGGCAATCGGTTCGGCGCTCGACAGCCTCCCGCGGAAGGCCGAGCATCCGGACGACCCGGACGCCGGCTACTACCGGTCAGTGGACATGGACTGCTATCAGGACGTCGGTGGCGAGGTCAAGGAGATTCTGTACGAACTCGGGGACACCGTCCGGGAGGTGAGCATCGACGAGGCGTACCTCGACGTGACCGACAGGACTGCGTGGGACGTCGCCGAAGGGTTCGGCCGGCACGTCAAGCAACGCATCGCTCGCGAGGTCGGCGTGCCGGCGAGCGTCGGCGTCGCGCCCGACATGAGCACCGCGAAACTCGCGAGCGACCACGACAAGCCCGACGGTCTCGTGGTCGTCCGCCCGGACGACGTCCGCGAGTTCCTCGCGCCAATCGACGTGGCCGACGTCCACGGCGTCGGGCCGGTGCGCGCCCGCGAACTCCGCGAGATGGGCATCGAGACGGCGGGCGACCTCGCCGACGCAGACCCCTACGAGCTCGCCGACGAGTTCGGGGAGCGCGGCCGCGACCTCCACCGACGCGCCCGCGGCGAGGACGACCGCCCGGTCGAACCCCGCGGGAAGCCCAAGAGTCTCTCCCGCGAGTCGGCGTTCGACGGCGCGACCGACGACTTCGAGCGCGTTCGCGAGCAGGTCGCGACGCTCGCCGAGGCGGTCGCCGACCGCGCCACCCGGAAGGACGCGTTCTACCGAACCATCGGCGTGAAGGTCGTCACGCCGCCGTTCGACGTCCACACGCGCGCCGAGTCACTCCCCGGTCCCGTCGACGACCCGGATCTCGTGGACGAAGTGACCCAAGAGTTGCTCGGGGAGTTCGCCGACGAGTCCGTGCGGAAGGTCGGCGTTCGCGTCTCGAATCTGGACTTCTCGGAGCGCGAGCAAGCCAGCCTCACCGGGTTCGCGGACCGCGAGGGCGCGACCGAGAGCGACCGCAACCGAGACTGGGAGCGCGATAGCGGCGAGGACGACACGGACGGACAGGCGTCGCTCGGCGAGTTCGAGTAG
- a CDS encoding GTP cyclohydrolase III produces MTNTQVTLVQLDNYGPWTVTPAPRREVDLQTMQSRLYADLSQAFGMRDGYVFFTRFDNMLAVTNGLDLEDHARIQESIRNRYPVTVSLSIGTGASPADALVNATAALQDQGSAQDADRREALLGQPIDEAERTDDDVQIAHFDVVDATGKYTDELDAFSSFVNIEQGYAELMKHMHAAHDSLSFFVGGDNIIAVCPDLTDDDYDAAIQHVRETANVDLRVGVGRGVSPHDAGMGAKHALELAREDDTYVEGDLA; encoded by the coding sequence GTGACGAACACGCAGGTCACCCTCGTCCAACTCGACAACTACGGCCCGTGGACCGTGACGCCCGCCCCCCGCCGGGAAGTGGACCTCCAGACCATGCAGTCCCGGCTGTACGCCGACCTCTCGCAGGCGTTCGGGATGCGCGACGGCTACGTATTCTTCACGCGCTTCGACAACATGCTCGCCGTCACGAACGGCCTCGACCTCGAAGACCACGCCCGGATTCAGGAGTCCATCCGGAACCGCTACCCGGTCACCGTCAGCCTCTCCATCGGCACCGGCGCGTCGCCCGCCGACGCCCTCGTGAACGCCACCGCCGCGCTCCAAGACCAGGGGAGCGCACAGGACGCCGACCGCCGCGAAGCCCTCCTCGGCCAACCCATCGACGAGGCCGAACGCACCGACGACGACGTCCAAATCGCGCACTTCGACGTGGTCGACGCCACCGGCAAGTACACCGACGAACTCGACGCGTTCTCCTCCTTTGTCAACATCGAGCAGGGCTACGCCGAACTCATGAAGCACATGCACGCCGCCCACGACTCGCTTTCCTTCTTCGTCGGCGGCGACAACATCATCGCGGTCTGCCCGGACCTCACCGACGACGACTACGACGCCGCCATCCAGCACGTCCGCGAGACGGCGAACGTCGACCTGCGCGTCGGCGTCGGCCGCGGCGTCTCCCCGCACGACGCCGGCATGGGCGCGAAGCACGCCCTCGAACTCGCGCGCGAGGACGACACCTACGTCGAGGGCGACTTGGCGTAA
- a CDS encoding DUF7504 family protein encodes MSDSLTEQLADASNILVLEDGASSADERIHEMLLSGLTERETDVLVVTFSRPGPWLDAWGDQLVSAGSNLGLVRLSETDRREGRRNGAHVRSVNPNDLTGLGMAIRDFFDGAASSPNDAVVCFDSLTELSEYNSVRTLFRFLRVITQQVSTEDATAHFHVDPVAHDSQSLARLKPPFDAHVKCEDADEVSVSRPY; translated from the coding sequence ATGTCGGATTCGCTGACAGAGCAGTTGGCTGACGCGTCGAACATCCTCGTGTTGGAGGACGGGGCGTCGTCGGCGGACGAACGCATCCACGAGATGCTGCTGTCCGGGTTGACCGAGAGGGAGACGGACGTGTTGGTGGTGACGTTCTCGCGGCCGGGGCCGTGGCTGGACGCGTGGGGCGACCAACTAGTGTCCGCGGGGTCGAATCTCGGCCTCGTGCGGTTGAGCGAGACCGACCGCCGCGAGGGCCGGCGGAACGGTGCGCACGTTCGGAGCGTCAACCCGAACGACCTCACCGGACTCGGGATGGCGATTCGGGACTTCTTCGACGGGGCGGCGTCGAGCCCGAACGACGCGGTGGTCTGTTTCGATTCGCTCACCGAACTGTCGGAGTACAACTCGGTGCGGACGCTGTTTCGGTTCCTGCGCGTAATCACCCAGCAGGTCTCGACCGAGGACGCGACGGCGCACTTCCACGTCGACCCGGTCGCCCACGATTCCCAGTCGCTGGCGCGCCTGAAGCCGCCGTTCGACGCACACGTGAAATGCGAGGACGCCGACGAGGTGTCCGTGTCGCGACCGTACTGA
- a CDS encoding DUF7522 family protein — MIELRQEPELTAFDDAEVASAIDDVAGDDLRTLVEYDEQRYNLLYIRDDVVDELGGPDAFGELADELHSDYRLDFTQQELYEEIYGELGNVHAFVAVMDRATVLRVVGDDAGLYVSLEPSVSIQGALDAVREVVDSE, encoded by the coding sequence GTGATTGAACTCCGCCAAGAGCCGGAGTTGACGGCGTTCGACGACGCTGAGGTTGCGTCCGCCATCGACGACGTTGCCGGCGACGACCTTCGGACGCTCGTCGAGTACGACGAACAGCGGTACAATCTGTTGTACATCCGCGACGACGTAGTCGACGAACTGGGCGGTCCGGACGCGTTCGGCGAACTCGCCGACGAACTGCACAGCGACTACCGACTGGATTTCACTCAGCAGGAACTCTACGAGGAGATTTACGGAGAACTCGGGAACGTCCACGCGTTCGTGGCGGTGATGGACCGTGCGACCGTGCTCAGGGTCGTCGGTGACGACGCCGGGCTCTACGTCTCGTTGGAACCCTCGGTTTCGATTCAGGGCGCCCTCGACGCGGTTCGCGAGGTAGTAGACAGTGAGTGA